The following are from one region of the Anomaloglossus baeobatrachus isolate aAnoBae1 chromosome 1, aAnoBae1.hap1, whole genome shotgun sequence genome:
- the LOC142312796 gene encoding uncharacterized protein LOC142312796 produces MSQSHFTTFSYNEEETNNIISKITSSSNFLSIPSEDIWKRDLEKELRRHTSLELHAITLAEYHRTKRIPRGLRVALRPTLFSKNIEFCDRFEAIINKCSMDIIVLTIDFLQKEISLVSDNIRAADEQLKQTLSASDLAQLKKKTDDIIGEFRRDLEARKRSKFLRDQDDYTRGTVYRWRAGESYNTRRPQGYGGYSSSDTSDTDSRPQRQPPTFLGQRRLPPRRRQGGGGDPNRYQRGERVWTRSQNY; encoded by the exons ATGTCACAATCTCACTTTACAACTTTTTCCTATAATGAGGAAGAGACTAATAACATTATATCTAAAATAACATCTTCCAGCAATTTTTTAAGCATCCCGTCAGAGGATATATGGAAAAGAGATCTGGAGAAAGAACTACGTAGACATACGTCATTAGAACTTCATGCAATCACTTTAGCGGAATATCACCGCACGAAAAGGATCCCGCGGGGCCTCAGAGTGGCATTAAGACCAACCCTCTTTTCCAAGAATATTGAGTTTTGTGATCGGTTTGAGGCAATTATTAACAAATGCTCCATGGATATTATCGTTCTAACAATAGATTTCTTACAGAAAGAAATTAGCCTTGTATCCGACAACATCAGAGCAGCGGACGAACAACTGAAGCAGACATTATCTGCATCAGACCTAGCACAACTCAAGAAGAAGACAGATGACATCATCGGTGAGTTTCGGAGGGACCTAGAAGCCAGAAAGAGGAGTAAGTTCCTTAGAGACCAGGACGACTACACCAGAGGAACGGTATATAGATGGCGGGCTGGAGAATCTTACAACACCAGACGACCCCAGGGTTACGGAGGATACTCCTCCTCGGACACATCAGACACCGATTCCAGACCACAGAGGCAGCCACCAACTTTTTTAGGACAACGCAGGTTACCACCAAGAAGAAGACAAGGAGGGGGCGGAGATCCCAACCGGTACCAGAGGGGAGAACGTGTTTGGACCAGATCACAG AATTATTGA